A single genomic interval of Flavobacteriales bacterium harbors:
- a CDS encoding RNA methyltransferase, with protein sequence MPTGDRKLHLEELGRPTPEQFRATPRRPVRVVLDDVRSRHNVGSVFRTADAFALEGITLCGFTPLPPHREIEKTALGATATVPWEHAPDAADAVRHLQARGYRVLAVEQTMHAVPLMEVVHAPEAPLALVFGNELHGVSDAVIAACDGCLVIPQHGAKHSLNVSVCAGVVLWWFVGR encoded by the coding sequence ATGCCCACCGGCGACCGCAAGCTGCACCTCGAGGAACTGGGCCGGCCCACCCCGGAACAGTTCCGTGCCACGCCCCGCCGGCCCGTGCGTGTGGTGCTGGACGATGTGCGCAGCCGGCACAACGTGGGTTCGGTGTTCCGCACCGCCGATGCCTTCGCCCTCGAGGGGATCACCCTGTGCGGCTTCACCCCGCTGCCGCCCCACCGCGAGATCGAGAAGACCGCCTTGGGCGCCACCGCCACCGTGCCCTGGGAGCACGCCCCCGATGCCGCCGACGCCGTCCGCCACCTGCAGGCCCGCGGCTACCGGGTGCTGGCCGTGGAGCAGACCATGCATGCCGTGCCCCTGATGGAGGTGGTGCATGCACCGGAGGCCCCGCTGGCCCTGGTGTTCGGCAACGAGCTGCACGGAGTGAGCGATGCGGTGATCGCGGCCTGTGACGGCTGCCTGGTGATCCCCCAGCATGGCGCCAAGCACTCCCTGAACGTCTCGGTCTGCGCCGGCGTGGTGCTGTGGTGGTTCGTCGGCCGGTAG
- the mutS gene encoding DNA mismatch repair protein MutS, translating to MSKAGRGGTPLMQQYQRIKGQYPDAVLLFRVGDFYETFGEDAVRASQVLGITLTRRNNGAAGDVPLAGFPHHALETYLPRLVRAGHRVAVCDQLEDPKLAKTVVERGVTEVVTPGVAFSDRVVDHRSNNWLAAVCAHRGRYGVAFLDITTGEFLVGEEEAEGVRKFMEGHAPSELLHPRTADDSLVQEFIGRQYSYALEDWVFTDDLARERLLRQFGTTSLKGFGVEELQLGQRAAGAVLHYLGDTRHERLAHITGLARLQPGAHVGLDRFTLRNLEVVAPVNEGARTLCDVLDRCATPMGSRLLKRWLTFPLVDRAAIDARHAAVAQGVEDAALLERSGAHLQAIGDLERLAGKAAAGRITPRELNQLRLALEAGQALRHDLLQAGGAMAAVAGGIDADTTLSEQLARSLEPEAPAALNKGGVIRPGIDAELDELRHVSGHAKDLLLEAQQRESDRTGIPSLKVGFNNVFGYYLEVRNTHKAKVPPEWVRKQTLVGAERYITDELKALEERILGAEERILDLEARRFAELVEAVCVRIRPVQTTASAVAAFDVLRGFALTAARWGYARPVLDDGRTIDLRDARHPVIEQQLPPGETYVANDLLLDPEERQLVVITGPNMSGKSALLRQTALIVLMAQAGSFVPASAARIGVVDRIFTRVGASDNLSTGESTFMVEMNETASILNNLTARSLVVLDEIGRGTSTYDGISIAWAIAEHLHEHPGRPRTLFATHYHELNEMAATYPRIRNASVAVREVDGRVHFLRKLVPGGSDRSFGIHVARMAGMPQSVVRRAEKVLAHLERSHAGDLGEREGGLPAAPGRRAVEGLDRDLQLSFFQLDDPALEGIRGQLEALDIDTLTPVEALLKLNEIKRMAGARSAQLRKA from the coding sequence ATGAGCAAGGCGGGGCGCGGCGGAACGCCGCTGATGCAGCAATACCAACGCATCAAGGGGCAGTACCCCGATGCGGTGCTGCTGTTCCGCGTGGGCGACTTCTACGAGACCTTCGGGGAGGACGCGGTGCGGGCGTCGCAGGTGCTGGGCATCACCCTCACCCGCCGCAACAACGGCGCTGCGGGCGATGTGCCGCTGGCGGGCTTCCCGCACCATGCGCTGGAGACCTACCTGCCCCGCCTGGTGCGGGCCGGCCACCGGGTGGCGGTCTGCGATCAGCTGGAGGACCCGAAGCTGGCCAAGACGGTGGTGGAGCGCGGGGTCACCGAGGTGGTGACGCCCGGGGTGGCCTTCAGCGACCGCGTGGTGGACCACCGCAGCAACAACTGGCTGGCAGCCGTCTGCGCGCACCGCGGCCGCTACGGCGTGGCCTTCCTGGACATCACGACGGGCGAGTTCCTGGTGGGGGAGGAGGAGGCGGAAGGGGTGCGGAAGTTCATGGAGGGCCACGCACCCAGTGAGCTGCTCCACCCTCGCACCGCTGACGATTCCCTGGTGCAGGAGTTCATCGGCCGACAGTACAGCTATGCCCTGGAGGATTGGGTCTTCACCGACGACCTGGCCCGGGAGCGCCTGCTGCGGCAGTTCGGCACCACCAGCCTGAAGGGCTTCGGGGTGGAGGAGCTGCAGCTGGGCCAGCGGGCGGCGGGCGCGGTGCTGCACTACCTGGGCGACACCCGGCACGAGCGGCTGGCGCACATCACCGGACTGGCGCGCCTGCAGCCGGGGGCGCACGTCGGCCTCGACCGGTTCACGCTGCGCAACCTGGAGGTGGTGGCGCCGGTGAACGAAGGGGCCCGGACGCTTTGCGACGTGCTGGACCGCTGCGCCACCCCGATGGGCTCGCGCCTGCTGAAGCGCTGGCTCACCTTCCCGCTGGTGGACCGAGCGGCCATCGACGCGCGCCATGCCGCCGTGGCCCAGGGCGTGGAGGACGCCGCGCTGCTGGAGCGCAGCGGGGCGCACCTGCAGGCCATCGGCGATCTGGAACGGCTGGCGGGCAAGGCCGCCGCCGGGCGCATCACCCCGCGTGAACTGAACCAGCTTCGGCTGGCCCTGGAGGCGGGGCAGGCCCTGCGCCACGATCTGCTGCAGGCGGGAGGGGCCATGGCCGCCGTGGCCGGGGGCATCGATGCCGACACCACCCTGAGCGAGCAGCTGGCGCGGTCCCTGGAGCCCGAGGCCCCGGCCGCGTTGAACAAGGGCGGCGTCATCCGTCCCGGCATCGATGCCGAACTGGATGAGCTCCGGCATGTGAGCGGCCACGCCAAGGACCTGCTTCTGGAGGCGCAGCAGCGTGAAAGCGATCGCACCGGCATCCCCAGCCTCAAGGTGGGCTTCAACAACGTGTTCGGCTACTACCTGGAGGTGCGCAACACGCACAAGGCCAAGGTGCCGCCCGAATGGGTGCGCAAACAGACGCTGGTGGGCGCCGAGCGCTACATCACCGATGAGCTGAAGGCCTTGGAGGAGCGGATCCTGGGGGCCGAGGAGCGCATCCTCGACCTGGAGGCGCGTCGCTTCGCGGAACTGGTGGAGGCGGTCTGCGTGCGGATCCGGCCGGTGCAGACCACCGCCAGCGCCGTCGCGGCCTTTGATGTGCTGCGGGGCTTCGCGCTCACGGCGGCGCGTTGGGGCTACGCCCGGCCGGTGCTCGATGACGGCCGCACGATCGACCTGCGCGACGCGCGCCATCCGGTGATCGAACAGCAGCTGCCGCCTGGAGAGACCTACGTGGCCAACGACCTGCTGCTGGACCCCGAGGAGCGCCAGCTGGTGGTGATCACCGGCCCCAATATGAGCGGAAAATCGGCCCTGCTGCGGCAGACGGCGCTCATCGTGCTGATGGCGCAGGCGGGCAGCTTCGTGCCGGCGTCGGCGGCGCGGATCGGGGTGGTGGACCGGATCTTCACCCGGGTGGGGGCCAGCGACAACCTCAGCACCGGGGAGAGCACCTTCATGGTGGAGATGAACGAGACGGCGAGCATCCTCAACAACCTCACCGCGCGCAGCCTGGTGGTGCTCGACGAGATCGGCCGGGGCACCAGCACCTACGACGGCATCAGCATCGCCTGGGCCATCGCCGAGCATCTGCACGAACACCCCGGCCGGCCGCGCACCCTGTTCGCCACGCACTACCACGAACTGAACGAGATGGCGGCGACCTACCCGCGGATCCGCAATGCCAGTGTGGCGGTGCGCGAGGTGGACGGGCGCGTGCACTTCCTGCGCAAGCTGGTGCCCGGCGGCAGCGACCGCAGCTTCGGCATTCATGTGGCGCGCATGGCCGGCATGCCGCAGAGCGTGGTGCGGCGCGCCGAGAAGGTGCTGGCCCACCTGGAGCGGAGCCATGCCGGCGACCTGGGCGAGCGCGAGGGTGGACTGCCCGCAGCTCCCGGCCGGCGCGCCGTGGAAGGGCTGGACCGCGACCTGCAGCTGAGCTTCTTCCAGTTGGACGACCCCGCGTTGGAAGGCATCCGCGGCCAGCTGGAAGCGCTCGACATCGATACGCTCACACCGGTGGAGGCCCTGCTGAAGCTCAACGAGATCAAGCGGATGGCCGGTGCCCGGTCGGCGCAGCTGCGGAAGGCGTGA
- a CDS encoding tRNA glutamyl-Q synthetase, with product MPASSVSPVPGSTRLAPTPSGFLHAGNALNFLLTHQLARRTGASLRLRIDDLDAERERAAYVEDIFDSLAWLDIHPDVGPRDAVDLRLHGSQQLRIPRYRSLADALRADDQVYACRCSRRQRSVLQATGQATCPCRTAGFDLDDEQLAWRVRIPEDEEVTVHDLFGPSRSERPFAWLPDPVVLQRSPDGRPRRPAYQLASLADDVDQGITFIVRGEDLLPSTLVQLYLARVLGLAAFTNVRFAHHPLLLDDTGAKLSKSEGATSLRAMRLAGHGPQTLIARAEAMFRQLAAGA from the coding sequence ATGCCCGCATCTTCCGTGTCGCCCGTCCCCGGAAGCACCCGGCTGGCCCCCACGCCCAGCGGTTTCCTCCATGCCGGCAACGCGCTGAACTTCCTGCTCACCCACCAGCTCGCGCGTCGCACCGGCGCCAGCCTGCGGCTGCGCATCGACGACCTCGACGCCGAACGGGAGCGTGCGGCCTACGTGGAGGACATCTTCGACAGCCTGGCCTGGCTGGACATCCATCCCGACGTGGGCCCGCGTGACGCCGTGGACCTGCGCCTGCACGGGTCGCAGCAGCTCCGGATCCCGCGCTACCGGTCGCTCGCCGATGCCCTGCGGGCCGACGATCAGGTCTATGCCTGCCGCTGCTCGCGCCGGCAACGCTCGGTCCTGCAGGCCACCGGGCAGGCCACCTGCCCCTGCCGGACCGCGGGGTTCGACCTGGACGATGAACAGCTCGCGTGGCGGGTGCGGATCCCGGAAGACGAGGAGGTGACCGTGCATGACCTGTTCGGCCCCTCCCGGTCCGAACGGCCCTTCGCCTGGTTGCCGGATCCCGTTGTGCTGCAACGATCACCGGATGGTCGTCCGCGCCGCCCGGCCTACCAGCTGGCCTCCCTGGCGGATGATGTGGACCAGGGGATCACCTTCATCGTGCGCGGCGAGGACCTTTTGCCCAGCACGCTGGTGCAGTTGTACCTGGCGCGGGTGTTGGGACTTGCCGCGTTCACGAACGTGCGGTTCGCACATCATCCGCTGCTCTTGGACGACACCGGGGCCAAGCTCAGCAAATCGGAGGGGGCGACCAGCCTGCGCGCCATGCGCCTTGCGGGTCACGGACCGCAGACCCTGATCGCCCGGGCTGAGGCGATGTTCAGGCAGCTTGCTGCCGGGGCCTGA
- a CDS encoding acyl-CoA desaturase, giving the protein MTAILLFFVLHWYLSLFVQTFYLHRYAAHHMFTMSPFWEKAFHVLTFIAQGSSYLSPYAYGVLHRLHHAYADTEQDPHSPKYDPSLFSMMWRTKTIYHQLFDRSMPVEERFTKGVPQWRAFEVFADAWPTRIAWILGYTAFYVAFAPSFWWYLLLPLHYVMGPLHGAIINWYAHKYGYRNYEVSDTSRNMWPVEVLVMGEGLHNNHHAHSGRANFAAKWWEFDPTWPIIRVLNALRIIRLRPAAVPVPEVRPRQQAA; this is encoded by the coding sequence ATGACCGCGATCCTCCTCTTCTTCGTCCTTCACTGGTACCTGAGCCTCTTCGTGCAGACCTTCTACCTGCATCGCTATGCCGCGCACCACATGTTCACCATGAGCCCCTTCTGGGAGAAGGCGTTCCATGTGCTCACCTTCATCGCCCAGGGCAGCAGCTACCTGAGCCCTTACGCCTACGGGGTCCTGCACCGCCTTCACCATGCGTACGCGGACACCGAGCAGGACCCGCACTCCCCGAAGTACGACCCCAGCCTGTTCAGCATGATGTGGCGCACCAAGACGATCTACCATCAGCTGTTCGACCGGTCGATGCCGGTGGAGGAGCGCTTCACCAAAGGGGTGCCCCAGTGGCGTGCCTTCGAGGTGTTCGCCGACGCGTGGCCCACCCGCATCGCCTGGATCCTGGGATACACCGCCTTCTATGTGGCCTTCGCCCCCAGCTTCTGGTGGTACCTGCTGCTGCCGCTTCACTACGTGATGGGCCCGCTGCACGGCGCCATCATCAATTGGTACGCGCACAAGTACGGCTACCGCAACTACGAGGTGAGCGACACCAGCCGCAACATGTGGCCCGTGGAGGTGCTCGTGATGGGCGAAGGCCTGCACAACAACCACCATGCGCACAGCGGTCGGGCCAACTTCGCGGCCAAGTGGTGGGAGTTCGACCCCACCTGGCCCATCATCCGCGTGCTGAACGCCCTGCGGATCATCCGGCTCCGGCCGGCCGCCGTGCCCGTGCCCGAGGTCAGGCCCCGGCAGCAAGCTGCCTGA
- the dnaJ gene encoding molecular chaperone DnaJ: protein MSKRDPYEVLGVARTASADEIKKAYRKQAIKFHPDKNPGDKAAEEKFKEAAEAYEILSDPEKKARYDRFGHQAPGGFGGGGQAGGMSMDDIFSHFGDIFGEAFGGGAFGGFGGGRGRGGRVIKGSNLRVRLKLSLEEIALGAEKKIKVTKLVRGKGSEYGACGTCKGTGQVTRVQSTFLGAMQTVSTCPACGGIGQTVSKRAPGSDEHGLVREEVVVPIRIPAGVEEGMQLNVSGMGNEAPAGGVPGDLLVVIEEEPHAELKRDGQHLHHEAFISMPDAALGTTIEVPLVQGRAKVKIEPGTQSNHTLRLRGKGLPSLNGGGAGDLFVHVAVWTPTDLTKAERDALEKLRTSPGFQPRPTNKDKGFFERVREMFGH from the coding sequence ATGAGCAAGCGCGATCCCTACGAGGTCCTGGGCGTGGCCCGCACCGCGAGCGCCGACGAGATCAAGAAGGCCTACCGCAAGCAGGCCATCAAGTTCCACCCCGACAAGAACCCCGGCGACAAGGCCGCCGAGGAGAAGTTCAAGGAGGCTGCGGAGGCCTACGAGATCCTCAGCGACCCCGAGAAGAAGGCCCGTTACGACCGCTTCGGCCACCAGGCCCCCGGTGGCTTCGGCGGAGGTGGCCAGGCCGGTGGCATGTCGATGGACGACATCTTCAGCCACTTCGGCGACATCTTCGGCGAGGCCTTCGGGGGCGGCGCGTTCGGAGGCTTCGGCGGAGGCCGTGGGCGCGGTGGACGGGTCATCAAGGGCAGCAACCTGCGTGTCCGCCTCAAGCTCTCCCTGGAGGAGATCGCCCTGGGTGCCGAGAAGAAGATCAAGGTGACCAAGCTGGTGCGCGGCAAGGGCAGCGAATACGGCGCCTGCGGCACCTGCAAAGGCACCGGTCAGGTGACCCGCGTCCAGAGCACCTTCCTGGGCGCCATGCAGACGGTGAGCACCTGCCCGGCCTGCGGCGGCATCGGACAGACCGTGAGCAAGCGGGCCCCGGGCAGCGATGAACATGGCCTGGTGCGCGAAGAGGTGGTGGTGCCCATCCGCATCCCCGCCGGTGTGGAGGAGGGCATGCAGCTCAACGTGAGCGGCATGGGCAACGAGGCCCCGGCGGGCGGTGTGCCGGGCGATCTGCTCGTTGTGATCGAGGAGGAGCCGCATGCCGAACTGAAGCGCGACGGTCAGCACCTGCACCACGAGGCCTTCATCAGCATGCCCGACGCCGCGCTCGGCACCACCATCGAGGTGCCCCTGGTGCAGGGCCGCGCCAAGGTGAAGATCGAGCCCGGCACACAGAGCAACCACACCCTGCGCCTGCGTGGCAAGGGGCTGCCCAGCCTGAACGGCGGTGGGGCGGGCGACCTGTTCGTCCACGTCGCGGTATGGACACCCACCGACCTCACCAAGGCCGAACGGGATGCGCTGGAGAAACTGCGCACCAGCCCGGGGTTCCAGCCACGACCCACCAACAAGGACAAGGGCTTTTTCGAGCGCGTGCGCGAGATGTTCGGCCATTGA
- a CDS encoding nucleotide exchange factor GrpE has product MRRIFGKARKPMTDRPQAAAEAEHSAKPTSHGLPADAADEARKDPLTAASEAAAEHVMHDAEADGREDISTLQAELDQAKAEVADLRDKWLRLNADFDNFRKRTARERLDLIQFAAENALKNVLPVLDDMERAIANNARTEDVAVMKEGFHLIQSKLLHILGSQGVKPMTEVKGQPFDVDRHEAITKAPAPSPELKGRVLDVVENGYTLHDKVIRYAKVVVGE; this is encoded by the coding sequence ATGCGCCGCATCTTCGGAAAAGCCCGGAAACCCATGACGGACCGTCCCCAAGCCGCCGCCGAGGCGGAACATTCTGCCAAACCGACCTCGCACGGCCTGCCCGCCGACGCCGCCGATGAAGCGCGCAAGGACCCGCTGACCGCGGCCTCTGAGGCGGCCGCCGAACACGTGATGCACGATGCCGAGGCCGATGGCCGCGAGGACATCAGTACCCTTCAGGCGGAGCTGGACCAGGCCAAGGCCGAGGTGGCCGACCTGAGGGACAAATGGCTGCGGCTCAATGCCGACTTCGACAACTTCCGGAAGCGCACCGCCCGCGAGCGCCTCGACCTCATCCAGTTCGCCGCCGAGAACGCCCTGAAGAACGTGCTGCCCGTGCTGGACGACATGGAGCGCGCCATCGCCAACAACGCGCGCACCGAGGACGTGGCCGTGATGAAGGAGGGCTTCCACCTCATCCAGAGCAAGCTCCTCCACATCCTCGGCAGCCAGGGCGTGAAGCCCATGACCGAGGTGAAAGGACAGCCCTTCGATGTGGACCGTCACGAGGCCATCACGAAGGCCCCCGCTCCGAGCCCCGAGCTGAAAGGGCGCGTGCTGGACGTGGTGGAGAACGGCTATACCCTGCACGACAAGGTGATCCGCTACGCCAAGGTGGTGGTGGGCGAATAA
- a CDS encoding TlpA family protein disulfide reductase, with translation MNKLRVLILSAVALLAIYGFTERLDQKAAKGSKVGTNIGDLAPELAYMNVDSTKVLKLSELRGKYVLIDFWASWCGPCRRENPNVVAAYQKYSAAKFKDGKGFEIYSVSLDKSRDAWRRAIEQDKLSWKYHVSDLKYWASEASRLYGVSGIPMSFLVDPNGVIIGKNLRGMALHQELDKYVKSL, from the coding sequence ATGAACAAGCTGCGCGTGCTGATCCTCTCCGCCGTGGCCCTGCTGGCCATCTACGGCTTCACCGAGCGCCTGGATCAGAAGGCCGCCAAGGGGTCCAAGGTGGGCACCAACATCGGTGATCTGGCGCCCGAGCTGGCCTACATGAACGTGGACAGCACGAAGGTCCTCAAACTCTCCGAGCTGCGCGGCAAGTACGTGCTGATCGACTTCTGGGCCAGTTGGTGCGGCCCCTGCCGGCGCGAGAACCCCAACGTGGTGGCCGCCTATCAGAAATACAGCGCCGCCAAGTTCAAGGATGGCAAGGGCTTCGAGATCTACAGCGTGAGCCTCGACAAGAGCCGCGATGCCTGGCGCCGCGCCATCGAGCAGGACAAGCTGAGCTGGAAGTACCACGTCAGCGACCTCAAGTACTGGGCCTCGGAGGCCTCGCGCCTCTATGGCGTCTCAGGCATCCCCATGAGCTTCCTGGTGGACCCCAACGGGGTGATCATCGGCAAGAACCTGCGGGGCATGGCCCTGCACCAGGAGCTCGACAAGTACGTCAAGAGCCTGTGA
- the murA gene encoding UDP-N-acetylglucosamine 1-carboxyvinyltransferase codes for MGSFRIEGGRRLKGELVPQGAKNEALQILCAVLLTSEPVTIHNVPDIVDVNKLIDLLRAMGVQVETLGTGSYRFTAKTVDLEFFLDPEYKRMGGSLRGSVMVCGPALARFGRGYIPSPGGDKIGRRRMDTHFNGFERLGAKITYDAREGFYRAEATQLRGCYMLLDEASVTGTANIIMAAVLAEGRTTLFNAACEPYIQQLCTMLVRMGAKITGIGSNLIHIDGVKELGGTEHRLLPDMIEIGSFIGLAAMTRSEITIKDTGYDHLGMIPDVFRRLGIAVVRQGDDIHVPAQEHYTITRFIDGSQMIVADAPWPGFTPDLLSIVLVTAIQAKGSLLIHQKMFESRLFFVDKLIEMGAQITLCDPHRALVIGHDFQIPLRGIRMTSPDIRAGVSLLIAALSADGISTIDNIEQIRRGYQNIEGRLNAIGARIEVM; via the coding sequence ATGGGAAGTTTCCGCATTGAAGGGGGGCGCCGCCTGAAGGGTGAACTGGTGCCGCAGGGCGCCAAGAACGAGGCCCTCCAGATCCTCTGCGCCGTGCTGCTCACCAGCGAACCGGTCACGATCCACAACGTGCCCGACATCGTGGACGTGAACAAGCTCATCGACCTGCTGCGCGCCATGGGCGTGCAGGTGGAGACGCTCGGAACGGGCTCGTACCGCTTCACCGCGAAGACCGTGGACCTGGAGTTCTTCCTCGACCCCGAATACAAGCGCATGGGCGGCAGCCTGCGCGGAAGCGTGATGGTCTGCGGACCGGCGCTGGCGCGCTTCGGCCGGGGCTACATCCCCAGCCCCGGCGGTGACAAGATCGGCCGGCGCCGCATGGACACCCACTTCAACGGCTTCGAGCGGCTCGGCGCCAAGATCACGTACGATGCCAGGGAGGGTTTCTACCGCGCCGAGGCCACGCAGCTCCGCGGCTGCTACATGCTGCTCGACGAGGCCAGCGTCACCGGAACGGCCAACATCATCATGGCCGCGGTGCTCGCCGAGGGCCGCACCACCCTCTTCAACGCCGCCTGCGAGCCCTACATCCAGCAGCTCTGCACCATGCTGGTGCGCATGGGAGCGAAGATCACCGGCATCGGGAGCAACCTGATCCACATCGATGGCGTGAAGGAGCTGGGCGGCACCGAGCACCGCCTGCTGCCGGACATGATCGAGATCGGCTCCTTCATCGGCCTGGCGGCCATGACGCGCAGCGAGATCACCATCAAGGACACCGGGTACGACCACCTGGGCATGATCCCCGATGTGTTCCGCAGGCTCGGCATCGCCGTGGTGCGCCAAGGCGACGACATCCACGTGCCCGCCCAGGAGCACTACACCATCACCAGGTTCATCGATGGCAGCCAGATGATCGTGGCCGATGCGCCCTGGCCCGGCTTCACACCCGACCTGCTCAGCATCGTCCTGGTCACCGCCATCCAGGCCAAGGGCAGCTTGCTCATCCACCAGAAGATGTTCGAGAGCCGCCTGTTCTTCGTGGACAAGCTCATCGAGATGGGCGCACAGATCACGCTCTGCGATCCGCACCGCGCCCTGGTGATCGGCCACGACTTCCAGATCCCGCTGCGCGGCATCCGCATGACCAGCCCCGACATCCGCGCGGGCGTGTCGCTGCTGATCGCCGCGCTCAGCGCCGACGGCATCAGCACCATCGACAACATCGAACAGATCCGCCGCGGTTACCAGAACATCGAGGGGCGACTGAACGCCATCGGCGCGCGGATCGAGGTGATGTGA
- a CDS encoding DUF4290 domain-containing protein, with amino-acid sequence MNAVAYDYNTRRPRLIIPEYGRHVQRMVEHCMAVDDRAERTRLAKAIIQVIGRLNPQLRNSENADRTLWDHLYIMSEFKLDVDGPFPKPSPEELETRPERVPYPQKAIRFGHYGKLVERMIEQCAALEAGEKRDAYAHLIANLMKRQFLTWNRDTVPDGVILKDLADLSKGRVKLKEDQQLASTDALLQAQRSGPRNEAEVRKRGKKRHRNRNKKGGRY; translated from the coding sequence ATGAACGCCGTCGCCTACGACTACAACACGCGCCGTCCGCGCCTGATCATCCCTGAGTACGGCCGCCACGTACAGCGCATGGTGGAGCACTGCATGGCCGTGGACGACCGCGCCGAGCGCACCCGCCTGGCCAAGGCCATCATCCAGGTGATCGGCCGGCTGAACCCCCAGTTGCGCAACAGCGAGAACGCGGACCGCACCCTGTGGGACCACCTCTACATCATGAGCGAGTTCAAGCTCGATGTGGACGGTCCCTTCCCGAAACCCTCGCCGGAGGAGCTGGAGACCAGGCCGGAGCGCGTGCCTTATCCGCAGAAGGCCATCCGCTTCGGCCACTACGGCAAGCTGGTGGAGCGCATGATCGAGCAATGCGCCGCCCTGGAGGCGGGGGAGAAGCGCGATGCGTACGCCCACCTCATCGCCAACCTGATGAAGCGCCAGTTCCTGACCTGGAACCGCGACACGGTACCCGACGGGGTGATCCTGAAGGACCTGGCCGACCTCAGCAAGGGGCGCGTGAAGCTCAAGGAGGACCAGCAGCTGGCCAGCACCGATGCCCTGCTGCAGGCCCAGCGCAGCGGCCCGCGCAACGAGGCCGAGGTGCGCAAACGGGGCAAGAAGCGCCATCGCAACCGCAACAAGAAGGGCGGTCGCTACTGA